One window of Catonella massiliensis genomic DNA carries:
- a CDS encoding phosphoglycerate kinase — protein sequence MAGLNKKSVDDINVKGKRVLVRCDFNVPLKDGKITDENRLVAALPTIKKLIADGGKVILCSHLGKPKGEPKPELSLAPVAVRLSELLGQPVKFAADNEVVGPNAKAAVEAMKDGDVVLLQNTRYRAEETKNGEEFSKELASLADVFVNDAFGTAHRAHCSNVGVTKYIDTCVVGYLMNKEIEFLGNAVENPKRPFVAILGGAKVADKLNVINNLLEKCDTLIIGGGMAYTFLKAQGKEIGLSLVDNDKIDYCKEMLAKAEKLGKKLLLPVDSVTIKDFPNPIDAPVEVEVYDSDHLPADREGCDIGPKSAELFANEVKTAKTVVWNGPMGVFENPTLAAGTLAVAKALAETDATTIIGGGDSAAAVNQMGFGDKMSHISTGGGASLEFLEGKELPGVAAANDK from the coding sequence ATGGCGGGATTAAATAAGAAAAGCGTTGACGATATCAATGTAAAGGGCAAAAGAGTATTGGTTCGTTGTGACTTCAACGTACCACTTAAAGATGGAAAGATAACAGACGAGAACCGTCTTGTAGCAGCACTTCCTACTATCAAGAAGCTCATAGCTGACGGAGGCAAGGTTATACTCTGCTCACACCTTGGCAAACCAAAGGGAGAGCCAAAGCCTGAGCTTTCACTTGCTCCTGTAGCAGTTAGGCTCTCAGAGCTTTTAGGACAGCCTGTCAAGTTCGCTGCTGACAACGAAGTAGTTGGTCCTAACGCTAAGGCGGCAGTAGAAGCTATGAAGGATGGGGATGTTGTTCTCCTTCAGAACACCAGATACAGAGCAGAAGAGACCAAGAACGGCGAAGAATTCTCCAAGGAACTTGCTTCCCTTGCAGATGTATTTGTAAATGATGCATTTGGTACAGCCCACAGAGCGCACTGCTCAAACGTAGGAGTAACCAAGTACATCGATACCTGCGTTGTTGGCTATCTTATGAACAAGGAAATCGAATTCCTCGGCAATGCAGTAGAGAATCCAAAGCGCCCATTTGTAGCCATACTTGGCGGTGCCAAGGTAGCAGATAAGCTCAACGTAATCAACAACCTTCTTGAGAAGTGTGACACCCTCATCATCGGCGGTGGTATGGCTTACACCTTCCTCAAGGCTCAGGGCAAGGAGATTGGACTTTCACTGGTTGACAATGATAAGATAGACTATTGTAAGGAAATGCTTGCAAAGGCAGAAAAGCTCGGCAAGAAGCTCCTTCTCCCTGTTGACTCAGTTACCATAAAGGACTTTCCTAACCCTATAGATGCACCTGTAGAGGTAGAAGTGTATGATTCAGACCACCTTCCGGCAGATAGAGAAGGCTGCGACATCGGCCCTAAGAGTGCTGAACTTTTTGCAAATGAAGTAAAGACCGCCAAGACGGTAGTATGGAACGGACCTATGGGAGTATTTGAGAATCCTACACTTGCAGCAGGTACACTTGCAGTAGCAAAGGCACTTGCAGAGACAGATGCTACTACCATCATCGGTGGCGGAGATTCTGCGGCAGCAGTTAACCAGATGGGATTTGGCGACAAGATGAGCCATATATCTACAGGTGGCGGTGCTTCCCTTG
- a CDS encoding DUF4250 domain-containing protein → MELPKDAAMLLSFVNTKLRDFYPSLDEFCKAAGVERGYIVDTLRKIDYEYDERLNKFV, encoded by the coding sequence TTACCCAAAGATGCAGCCATGCTCTTAAGCTTTGTAAACACCAAGCTTAGAGATTTTTACCCAAGCCTTGATGAATTCTGCAAGGCAGCAGGGGTTGAGAGAGGCTATATAGTTGATACGCTTAGAAAGATAGACTACGAGTATGATGAAAGACTTAACAAATTTGTATAA
- the gap gene encoding type I glyceraldehyde-3-phosphate dehydrogenase — translation MAVKVAINGFGRIGRLAFRQMFGHEGSEIVAINDLTDPKMLAHLLKYDSSQGKYALADKVTAGEDSITVDGKTIKIYKEKDANNLPWKELGVDVVLECTGFYTSKEKSQAHINAGAKKVVISAPAGNDLPTIVYNVNHESLKADDDIISAASCTTNCLAPMAKALNDFLPIQSGIMSTIHAYTGDQMTLDGPHPKGDLRRARAAAVNIVPNSTGAAKAIGLVIPELNGKLIGSAQRVPVPTGSTTLLYAVVKSDKELTKEDINAAMKKASDPETFGYNEDEIVSSDIVGMTYGSLFDATQTMVSKAGDGLYLVQVVSWYDNENSYTSQMVRTIKYFEKFVK, via the coding sequence ATGGCAGTTAAAGTTGCAATCAATGGTTTTGGTCGTATCGGTCGTCTTGCATTTAGACAGATGTTCGGACATGAAGGTTCTGAAATCGTAGCTATCAACGATCTTACAGATCCTAAGATGCTCGCTCACCTTCTCAAATACGATTCATCACAGGGTAAGTATGCACTTGCTGATAAGGTTACAGCAGGAGAAGACAGCATCACTGTAGATGGCAAGACAATCAAGATATACAAAGAGAAGGACGCAAACAACCTTCCTTGGAAAGAGCTCGGAGTAGATGTTGTACTCGAGTGTACAGGTTTCTACACAAGCAAAGAGAAGTCACAGGCACACATCAATGCCGGTGCTAAGAAAGTAGTTATTTCAGCTCCTGCAGGCAACGATCTTCCTACTATCGTATATAATGTTAATCACGAGAGCCTTAAGGCTGATGATGACATCATTTCAGCAGCTTCTTGTACAACAAACTGCCTTGCACCTATGGCAAAGGCACTTAACGACTTCCTTCCTATCCAGAGCGGTATCATGTCAACTATCCACGCTTACACAGGTGACCAGATGACACTTGACGGACCTCATCCAAAGGGAGACTTAAGAAGAGCAAGAGCAGCAGCAGTTAACATCGTTCCTAACAGCACAGGTGCAGCTAAGGCTATCGGTCTTGTTATCCCTGAGCTTAACGGCAAGCTCATCGGTTCTGCGCAGAGAGTACCTGTTCCTACAGGTTCAACAACTCTTCTTTATGCAGTAGTAAAGAGCGACAAGGAACTTACAAAGGAAGACATCAATGCAGCTATGAAAAAGGCATCAGACCCTGAGACCTTCGGATACAACGAGGACGAGATAGTTTCTTCTGATATCGTAGGTATGACCTACGGCTCACTCTTTGACGCTACTCAGACTATGGTATCAAAGGCTGGTGACGGACTTTATCTTGTACAGGTAGTTTCCTGGTATGATAACGAGAATTCATACACATCACAGATGGTTAGAACAATTAAGTACTTCGAGAAATTTGTGAAATAA
- a CDS encoding DegV family protein, with protein sequence MSYVILCDSGTDLTPELKAREEVIKVPLTLTLGDENFIDDDNLDAMDFLQKMKNYPDTPKSACPSPEEYLKHFNKADEVYIITLSSKLSASYNSAKIATDMYREENGKSKVYLIDSKGASASQTLLANKLIELKEAGRGFDEIVKEIEVFNAAKDTLFVLESLENLRKNGRLTGIKAFIAEALNIKPVMMADKEGNIIKADQARGINKACSVIAELTVKQADKSGSRALVISHCSCLERAEKIRDMITEKHKFDRIDIVETGGIATLYASEGGIVIGC encoded by the coding sequence ATGTCATACGTAATTTTATGTGATAGCGGAACTGATTTAACCCCTGAATTAAAGGCGAGAGAAGAAGTAATCAAAGTACCCTTGACCTTAACTCTCGGAGATGAGAACTTTATAGATGATGATAACCTTGATGCGATGGACTTCCTTCAGAAGATGAAAAACTACCCTGACACTCCAAAGTCAGCCTGCCCTTCCCCTGAAGAGTACCTGAAGCATTTTAACAAGGCGGATGAGGTGTACATAATTACCCTTTCCTCCAAGCTCTCGGCTTCGTACAACTCAGCAAAGATAGCTACAGATATGTACAGGGAAGAAAATGGGAAAAGCAAGGTATATCTAATAGACTCAAAAGGCGCGTCTGCATCCCAGACTCTCCTTGCCAATAAACTAATTGAACTTAAAGAAGCAGGACGAGGCTTCGATGAGATAGTAAAGGAAATAGAAGTATTTAATGCAGCAAAAGATACTCTCTTTGTGCTTGAAAGCCTTGAAAATCTTAGGAAAAACGGAAGGCTCACCGGAATAAAGGCATTTATCGCAGAGGCACTCAATATAAAGCCCGTCATGATGGCAGACAAAGAGGGAAATATCATAAAAGCAGACCAGGCAAGAGGCATAAACAAGGCCTGCAGCGTGATAGCCGAACTAACTGTAAAGCAGGCAGACAAGTCAGGAAGCAGGGCTCTTGTGATATCCCATTGTAGTTGCCTGGAAAGAGCAGAGAAGATAAGGGATATGATAACCGAGAAACATAAGTTTGACAGAATAGATATAGTAGAAACAGGCGGCATAGCCACACTCTATGCGTCAGAAGGCGGCATTGTTATAGGCTGTTAA